A single Oryzias melastigma strain HK-1 linkage group LG24, ASM292280v2, whole genome shotgun sequence DNA region contains:
- the knl1 gene encoding kinetochore scaffold 1 isoform X3, with protein MEPQDSEKHNEGSGFRKRSISSILKAPRKSIILRDLEQQENEVESTKPVEKRNSRRVSFAPANDVLLFANDVKSASPVRNPLQELTAPTVVSTQNRAQADPKAENSQQISGIENLLKAPLHVPLQTNTVDPDVWNEIGEKTMVFSSEDAVMDMTHSHTINISGDADLLGETYLSDRIVEAGLPDLSVNMMTSRSTDFSGQKGSLSAVASSLDPGFEDFLASLSQQSNSSAGTAFAGPPRQSFGNVVGLSKTQRVEKQLPGLENSKKKLSVGFGGSMACPEVGMSAEEFLTEPQTGHSLGARDKDDLFQCLFPTLDMFAEKKGASQQTNRDMHSASPLRQKHGVSSAAKGQKTLTFPAEDDMDITHTVDASSTSSAKMQTGSSDPSLINHQSKSSDPSLCISEGGWPGKKSSAEPGGVDPEGDVSMEMTEVQTGRIEGLSDSQDPFQFLIPSQEEVFPPSRSQNRADAASGQENIKGSSSNRGVQTSLKPQSSHRCQSRVGLDDGEKTIEFAADDDCMDITQSYTANISSSESKQLFSDLGGHEDKTVTFTLTDPAKEETRSRTVSSGFQNTILQSNEALPSNKDRTVRFTANDVVMDITKSHTVNISSGFAPTFLQDTKVLPSNGERTVRFTANDAVMDITKSHTVNISSGFQKSIVQDTEALPSNKDRTVRFTANDAGMDITKSHTVNISSGFQKTIFQDTEALPSNKDRTVRFTTNDAVMEITKSHTVNISSGFQETIVQDTEALPSNKDRTMRFTANDAVMDITKSHTVQPTCFKNTEALPSNGEKTTRFTTSDAAMDMTKSHTVNISSGFQPAFLQNTEVLPSNKDRTMRFTANDAAMDVTKSHTVNISSGFQPTCHKKNETIVSNGEKTTRFTTSDAAMDVTKSHTVNIDADLKLIQLQSVESIPTNTDKTQMYDVKEADVTKANTVNTAANLKVLSQSALDVTKEEKPFMPTTTHEAVNVSRFEGISTSFEPSKDASPSKGDKTVRFTLCDAAMDVTKSHTVNIDADLDAMQQQDVEFLPKTADSARNHSVLIAPDTHVLPRLTHSDKVKSFRSIAADKAASGMKSFTANISTHLEPVSGQSVETLLMHDTAMDKTQTLSANIASNLPSDVMFQQNKTLSLHACKPELDLKQKLNKSMSQDSFPVDNLKTKTMKPLEILEPNSCPSDQKPELFLDKSSADCPQIFEGLDIRRDQTYNTVGQTSAEIQTRSVFASQDHKVSLESEEVPNPQESITPSQPELMKELEPATLGSLERESPSVDEHGTLKSPKSRRKSLADLQTKVRRLSHLINVAPDAVAIEMCTSPLPQTDHDLYKNTSDATPAAELQLQMASKTETEGQGLCHPEGEQPVATATADATPFRCKTKQLISRLSVGGFKPKLPHRNCPEDPNKVASTKNVCVINELNNPQEEISNIYDEELDSCEDMSEIIDTRSPERISEKSPPEEFIVDPLENDEFEEERQGLKRPLTENEDDREDEKRLKASSEFELMSEVGEQDVSRTRTATHTSDSSSRCEAAFDSTIKNSLFESQLEDSFSDAQKRLEDGTITVSEFFKLFNIDFVIHNPRQSVLPSRLLSETEMTTMDCLKNRHISRPKQRVYEADIQNLSQEVQRLQVRMWDLQKPLSRVNAPLWEQIRLFSEKELKAFGAQLKARSNFFRKQSKVQSHLMKEVLYSNLIAAHREEQQTLRGRLEQADQMMESLDGCIAELEAELAKVEEAGSEDKPSVKSLQEEVEKVTEALADGERLVAELETQKQQNLKQVLKLKEETEKLQTHMDMLDTVNEWRLKETSQTVSIYSFLHDTVSLQLIFSDSDGSDPEAAAEQRLKDIVFRLNLDDERSHDHARLVHTLVSQFVAGESAWLEKYPTRREVPKLLHDVSLAVSRCRLLGEELRLLKMWGAMRLQILSLTCTDTRVHVVFSSLKTFSKFKVVFSVSLAGLVYDLKVESFQSIIGKTSIQQIDDIVASVSPSRNLLTKICRKIHQTLLC; from the exons ATGGAGCCTCAAGACTCTGAGAAGCACAA TGAAGGGAGTGGCTTTAGAAAGCGAAGCATTTCCTCT ATTTTAAAAGCACCAAGGAAATCGATCATTCTACGCGATTTGGAACAACAGGAAAATGAG GTGGAAAGCACTAAGCCTGTCGAGAAGAGGAATTCCAGGAGAGTTAGTTTTGCTCCCGCCAATGACGTTCTTCTGTTTGCTAA TGATGTGAAGAGCGCCTCACCTGTTCGAAATCCTTTACAAGAATTAACAGCACCGA CAGTTGTGTCAACACAGAATAG ggCTCAAGCTGATCCAAAAGCAGAGAACAGTCAACAAATTAGTG GTATAGAAAACCTTCTGAAGGCTCCTCTGCATGTTCCTCTGCAAACAAACACT GTCGACCCTGATGTTTGGAACGAGATCGGGGAGAAAACAATGGTGTTTTCGTCTGAGGACGCCGTCATGGACATGACCCACAGTCACACCATCAACATCAGCGGTGATGCAGACTTGCTGGGAGAGACGTACCTGTCTGACAGAATCGTGGAGGCTGGACTCCCAGATTTATCTGTAAACATGATGACCAGCAGATCCACAGACTTTAGTGGACAAAAAGGAAGCTTATCTGCAGTAGCAAGCAGCTTGGATCCTggatttgaagactttcttgcAAGTCTCTCTCAACAGAGTAACTCTAGTGCAGGAACAGCTTTTGCTGGACCCCCGAGGCAAAGTTTTGGAAACGTGGTGGGTCTGAGTAAAACCCAAAGAGTTGAAAAGCAGCTTCCAGGGttggaaaacagcaaaaagaagcTCAGTGTTGGTTTTGGTGGAAGCATGGCGTGTCCAGAAGTCGGCATGAGTGCGGAGGAGTTTCTGACCGAACCTCAGACGGGTCACAGTCTGGGAGCTCGTGACAAGGACGACCTGTTTCAGTGTCTCTTCCCAACTCTGGACATGTTTGCAGAAAAGAAAGGAGCATCACAGCAGACCAACAGAG ACATGCACTCTGCAAGTCCTCTCCGCCAGAAGCACGGT GTCAGCTCTGCTGCCAAAGGCCAGAAGACACTAACATTTCCTGCGGAGGATGACATGGACATAACTCACACAGTCGACGCTTCCAGCACTTCTTCAGCTAAAATGCAAACTGGATCTTCTGACCCATCACTGATTAACCATCAGTCCAAATCCAGTGACCCGAGCTTGTGTATCAGTGAAGGAGGTTGGCCAGGGAAAAAAAGCTCAGCAGAGCCTGGCGGAGTCGATCCTGAGGGCGACGTCAGCATGGAGATGACTGAGGTTCAAACGGGACGCATTGAAGGACTCTCCGACTCACAAGATccttttcagtttctcattccGTCTCAAGAGGAAGTTTTCCCGCCCAGCAGAAGTCAGAATAGAGCCGACGCGGCTTCAGGACAGGAGAACATCAAAGGATCGTCCAGCAATCGAG GTGTGCAAACTTCATTGAAACCTCAGTCCTCACATAGATGTCAG agcagGGTTGGTTTGGATGATGGAGAAAAGACGATTGAATTTGCTGCAGATGATGACTGCATGGACATCACACAGAGCTACACTGCAAACATCAGCAGCAGCGAGTCGAAGCAGCTGTTCTCAGACTTGGGAGGACATGAAGATAAAACTGTGACGTTTACTCTGACGGATCCTGCAAAGGAAGAGACCAGGAGTCGTACTGTTTCCTCTGGATTTCAAAATACAATCCTACAAAGCAATGAGGCGTTACCCTCTAACAAGGATAGAACCGTGAGGTTCACTGCCAATGATGTAGTGATGGACATAACAAAGAGTCATACCGTCAACATTTCCTCTGGTTTTGCACCAACGTTCCTCCAAGACACTAAGGTGTTGCCCTCTAATGGAGAAAGAACTGTGAGGTTCACTGCCAACGATGCAGTGATGGACATAACAAAGAGTCATACCGTTAACATTTCCTCAGGTTTTCAAAAATCAATCGTCCAAGACACTGAGGCGTTACCCTCTAACAAGGATAGAACCGTGAGGTTCACTGCCAACGATGCAGGGATGGACATAACAAAGAGTCATACCGTCAACATTTCCTCAGGTTTTCAAAAAACAATCTTCCAAGACACTGAGGCGTTACCCTCTAACAAGGATAGAACCGTGAGGTTCACTACCAACGATGCAGTGATGGAAATAACAAAGAGTCACACTGTCAACATTTCCTCAGGTTTTCAAGAGACAATTGTCCAAGACACTGAGGCATTACCCTCTAACAAGGATAGAACCATGAGGTTCACTGCCAACGATGCAGTGATGGACATAACAAAGAGTCACACCGTTCAACCAACATGCTTTAAAAACACTGAGGCGTTACCCTCTAACGGAGAGAAAACCACAAGGTTCACTACCAGTGATGCAGCAATGGACATGACCAAGAGTCACACCGTTAACATTTCCTCTGGTTTTCAACCAGCGTTCCTCCAAAATACTGAGGTGTTACCCTCTAACAAAGATAGAACCATGAGGTTTACTGCCAATGATGCAGCGATGGACGTAACCAAAAGTCACACTGTCAACATTTCCTCTGGTTTTCAACCAACATGCCATAAAAAAAACGAGACGATCGTCTCTAACGGAGAGAAAACCACAAGGTTCACTACCAGTGATGCAGCAATGGATGTGACCAAGAGTCACACCGTCAACATTGATGCAGATCTAAAGCTCATTCAGCTACAGAGTGTGGAGTCAATCCCCACAAACACAGATAAAACCCAGATGTACGATGTAAAAGAAGCAGATGTGACCAAAGCCAATACGGTCAACACTGCTGCCAATCTAAAAGTCCTTTCGCAATCAGCACTGGATGTTACTAAAGAGGAAAAACCCTTCATGCCCACTACAACCCATGAAGCTGTGAATGTGAGTCGCTTTGAAGGGATTTCTACAAGTTTTGAGCCAAGTAAAGATGCATCACCTTCCAAAGGAGACAAAACTGTGAGGTTCACTTTATGCGATGCAGCCATGGATGTGACGAAAAGTCACACCGTCAACATCGACGCAGATTTAGATGCGATGCAGCAACAGGATGTGGAATTCCTACCCAAAACAGCAGATAGTGCAAGGAACCACAGTGTACTCATCGCTCCAGACACTCATGTCCTTCCACGTCTAACCCACTCTGACAAAGTAAAGTCCTTCAGGTCCATCGCAGCAGATAAAGCTGCAAGTGGGATGAAAAGTTTCACTGCAAACATTTCAACTCATCTTGAACCAGTTTCTGGCCAGAGTGTGGAGACTCTCCTGATGCATGACACAGCTATGGACAAGACTCAGACTCTTTCTGCAAACATTGCCAGTAATTTACCATCAGATGTGATGTTCCAGCAAAACAAAACTCTTTCTCTCCATGCATGTAAACCAGAACTTGATTTGAAACAAAAGTTGAACAAATCCATGTCCCAAGACTCTTTTCCTGTGGACAATCTCAAAACAAAGACTATGAAGCCTCTTGAGATCCTAGAACCAAATAGCTGTCCGTCTGATCAGAAACCTGAGCTGTTTCTAGATAAAAGCTCAGCCGACTGTCCACAAATCTTTGAAGGTTTGGACATTCGTAGGGATCAAACTTACAATACTGTGGGACAAACTTCTGCTGAGATTCAGACTCGGAGTGTTTTTGCATCACAAGACCACAAGGTGTCATTAGAGAGCGAAGAGGTCCCAAATCCTCAAGAATCCATCACACCAAGTCAACCTGAGCTCATGAAAGAACTTGAACCAGCAACTTTAGGTTCACTGGAGCGGGAGAGCCCATCTGTGGACGAACACGGAACGTTAAAGTCACCAAAATCCAGACGAAAGAGTTTAGCTGACCTCCAGACAAAAGTCCGGCGTTTGAGCCACTTGATAAACGTAGCTCCTGATGCGGTTGCCATAGAGATGTGCACGTCACCTTTGCCCCAGACCGACCACGACCTTTACAAGAACACGTCAGATGCCACACCTGCAGCAGAACTGCAGCTCCAAATGGCTTCCAAAACTGAAACCGAAGGTCAGGGTCTTTGTCACCCGGAAGGAGAACAGCCGGTTGCCACAGCAACTGCAGATGCAACTCCTTTCAGGTGTAAGACCAAGCAGTTGATATCAAGGCTCTCTGTGGGGGGATTCAAACCCAAACTCCCACACAGAAACTGCCCCGAAGACCCAAACAAGGTGGCTTCCACAAAGAACGTCTGCGTGATCAACGAGCTGAACAATCCCCAAGAGGAGATCAGCAACATTTACGACGAAGAGCTGGACAGCTGTGAGGATATGTCAGAAATCATAGACACCAGGAGCCCCGAGAGGATCTCGGAGAAGAGTCCACCAGAGGAGTTCATAGTAGACCCTCTGGAAAATGACGAGTTCGAGGAGGAACGGCAAGGCCTGAAGAGACCCCTGACGGAAAACGAAGATGATAGGGAGGATGAGAAGAGGCTGAAAGCTTCCTCAGAATTTGAGCTG ATGTCAGAGGTTGGTGAGCAGGACGTGAGCAGGACTCGGACCGCCACACACACCAGCGATTCCTCCAGCAGATGTGAAGCTGCGTTCGATTCAA CCATCAAGAACAGCCTGTTTGAATCTCAGCTGGAAGACTCCTTCAGCGACGCCCAAAAG AGACTTGAAGACGGTACGATAACGGTTTCAGAGTTCTTCAAACTCTTCAACATCGACTTTGTCATCCACAATCCTCGACAAAGCGTCCTTCCGTCCAGA CTTCTGTCAGAGACGGAGATGACCACCATGGATTGTTTGAAGAACCGACACATCAGCCGACCCAAACAGAGAGTTTATGAGGCAGACATCCAGAACCTCAGCCAGGAGGTCCAAAG gCTCCAAGTCCGGATGTGGGACCTGCAGAAACCTCTGAGCCGAGTCAACGCGCCTCTGTGGGAGCAGATCAGACTCTTCTCTGAGAAGGAG CTCAAAGCGTTCGGCGCTCAGCTGAAGGCCAGGAGCAACTTCTTCAGAAAACAGAGCAAAGTTCAGTCGCACCTCATGAAGGAGGTTCTGTACTCCAACCTCATCGCCGCCCATCGG gaggagcagcagacgCTCAGAGGAAGACTGGAGCAGGCCGACCAGATGATGGAGAGTCTGGACGGCTGCATCGCTGAGCTGGAAGCAG aACTCGCTAAAGTCGAGGAAGCCGGCTCTGAAGACAAACCCAGCGTGAAGTCGTTGCAGGAAG aagTGGAAAAGGTGACGGAGGCGTTGGCCGATGGCGAGAG gctagtagCTGAACTGGAAACGCAGAAGCAACAGAATTTAAAGCAAGTCCTCAAGCTGAAGGAGGAAACGGAGAAGCTGCAGACCCACATGGACATGCTCGACAC AGTGAATGAATGGAGGCTGAAAGAGACGAGCCAGACCGTCAGCATCTACAGTTTCCTCCACGACACCGTCTCCCTGCAGCTGATCTTCTCAGACTCGGATG GAAGTGATCCTgaggcagcagcagagcagaggcTGAAAGACATCGTCTTCAGACTCAACCTGGATG ATgagaggtcacatgaccacgcCCGCCTCGTTCACACTCTGGTGTCTCAGTTTGTTGCTGGAGAGTCGGCCTGGTTGGAGAAATACCCGACGAGGAGGGAAGTCCCAAAG CTGCTCCACGACGTCAGCCTGGCGGTGAGCCGCTGCCGTCTCCTGGGGGAGGAGCTACGGCTGCTGAAGATGTGGGGCGCCATGCGGCTCCAGATCCTCAGCCTAACCTGCACGGACACTCG AGTGCACGTGGTCTTCAGCAGCCTCAAGACGTTCTCCAAGTTCAAGGTGGTGTTCTCCGTCAGCTTGGCGGGCCTCGTCTATGACCTGAAGGTGGAAAGCTTCCAAAGCATCATCGGAAAAACCTC GATCCAGCAGATCGACGACATCGTGGCGTCCGTCAGTCCATCCAGGAACCTGCTGACAAAGATCTGCAGAAAGATTCACCAAACGCTGCTCTGCTGA